One window of the Zygotorulaspora mrakii chromosome 6, complete sequence genome contains the following:
- the VNX1 gene encoding calcium/hydrogen antiporter (similar to Saccharomyces cerevisiae VNX1 (YNL321W); ancestral locus Anc_3.19): MPKDGPLYALHSNGTVASGAGGGNSGTGSNHVGNNNNNNVGTDHVYRVFSVDDDPDEIEHDIRYLEGLHDGLKCALHGAKTKNHQNAGISNSTPTLSAAGPSGTENGTGISDEERGGASGGASELALKPQNSSKQDVAVKSPSKTAGQSEVDPYTFAILDRERNHNRDNSNNNSESHGNDGEDYEHPDDYLRRGQNIDAEDGRGFDRHSNASSLESFTLRERQDAINETHPFGIRIWKPALYKKQRSVQKVAAEDIHETTLKKITWQVQLTNIIWCITMGLALFSFCYCVGAVVCTFGFFTKSSRQYASFLFKLAKYLFWPFGKIVYLTQEKQYLEEDRDEGISAQQFYNWATSYSNRLFFHRSQAEDSNSLINKSNSKNNTVLQHPSYGSIREHLSATNQTSSRHGTSTPILRDTENNEEYLDSTDENNAGSAHRRYFGRGKWTWGRIVFYSCFHLVLQPFVLILTLITWLFVFTIPMSNILWNLLYHIRRHPLAMGFKSIKNTTNQETPIMKIKKTNVLLCTFRCAGWHYYKFTVDGTNIIVVNLLFLVFFTIVDFYFLKQYLGLKSWINHDTTVFALCLASIIPLAFYIGQAVASISAQTSMGLGAVINAFFSTVVEIFLYCVALKQGKGLLVEGSMIGSILGAVLLLPGLSMCGGALNRKTQRYNPASAGVSSAMLIFSMIVMFVPTILYQIYGGYEINCNENIMPLSLSNVAMAMSKKTCYFSRPPLKFTKMYVQVLEPISVSCAIVLFLAYIVGLWFTLRTHAVVIWQLPISDQAKDVSSSRVLEQNADSQQESAEENGGHESPNWSRGKSTFVLLFATISYAIIAEILVSCVDTVLEDIPSLNPKFLGLTIFALVPNTTEFLNAISFAIHGNVALSMEIGSAYALQVCLLQIPALVVYSILYTWNVDHSTITIRDSMFALVFPNWDLIACMASVFMFTYLYAEGKSNYFKGSMLILLYIITVLGFYFQGVIDGWNISHDMGI; encoded by the coding sequence ATGCCAAAGGATGGACCTCTGTACGCATTGCACTCAAATGGCACAGTAGCAAGTGGAGCAGGTGGTGGCAATTCAGGTACAGGCAGTAATCATGTGGgcaacaacaataataacaatgTAGGTACGGATCACGTGTACCGGGTTTTTAGTGTAGATGATGATCCAGATGAGATTGAACATGATATAAGGTATTTGGAAGGTCTCCATGATGGGCTGAAATGTGCCTTGCATGGCGCCAAGACCAAGAACCATCAGAATGCTGGAATTTCGAACTCTACGCCAACACTCTCTGCGGCAGGGCCAAGTGGAACTGAAAACGGCACCGGCATCAGCGACGAGGAGCGTGGCGGTGCGAGTGGTGGTGCTTCAGAGCTGGCACTGAAGCCTCAGAATTCTTCGAAGCAAGATGTGGCGGTCAAATCTCCTAGCAAGACGGCGGGGCAGTCGGAGGTGGATCCGTACACATTCGCGATTCTTGACCGTGAGCGTAATCACAATCGAGACAATtccaacaacaacagcGAGTCGCATGGCAATGATGGTGAGGATTACGAACATCCTGATGACTACCTTCGCCGCGGTCAGAATATAGATGCAGAGGATGGAAGGGGATTCGATAGGCATTCAAATGCATCGTCATTGGAGTCTTTTACGTTGAGGGAGAGACAGGATGCAATCAACGAGACGCATCCTTTCGGTATAAGGATATGGAAACCGGCACTAtataaaaaacaaagatcTGTACAGAAAGTCGCGGCAGAGGATATTCATGAAACTacgttgaaaaaaatcacttGGCAGGTTCAACTAACAAACATAATATGGTGCATCACTATGGGTCTAGCtttgttttcattctgCTACTGTGTGGGTGCAGTTGTATGTACATTCGGGTTTTTCACCAAATCTTCAAGACAATATGCAAGTTTTCTATTCAAACTTGCTAAGTATCTCTTCTGGCCTTTCGGTAAAATAGTTTACCTCACACAAGAAAAGCAGTATCTAGAAGAAGATAGGGATGAGGGGATAAGTGCTCAACAGTTTTATAATTGGGCTACATCTTACAGCAATAGATTATTCTTTCATCGATCTCAGGCCGAAGATTCGAATTCTTTGATCAACAAAAGCAACAGCAAGAATAATACTGTGTTGCAGCATCCTTCATATGGCTCGATCAGAGAACATTTATCGGCGACAAATCAAACATCCTCACGCCATGGTACATCAACGCCAATCTTGAGAGATACCGAAAACAATGAAGAATATCTTGATAGCACCGATGAAAACAATGCTGGCAGCGCCCACAGAAGATATTTTGGTAGAGGTAAATGGACATGGGGTAGAATTGTCTTTTACAGTTGCTTTCATTTGGTGCTTCAACCTTTTGTACTGATTTTAACGTTGATTACTTGGTTGTTCGTTTTTACCATACCTATGAGCAACATACTTTGGAATCTATTGTATCATATCAGAAGACATCCGTTGGCGATGGGATTCAAATCCATCAAAAATACCACTAACCAAGAAACTCCTATtatgaaaatcaaaaaaacaaatgtTCTGCTCTGTACCTTCCGATGCGCTGGCTGGCATTATTATAAATTTACTGTTGATGGTACCAATATTATTGTCGTcaatcttttgtttttggtCTTTTTCACCATCGTTgacttttattttttgaaacaataTTTAGGATTAAAAAGCTGGATAAATCATGATACAACAGTTTTCGCACTATGCTTAGCTTCCATAATACCTTTAGCATTTTACATCGGACAAGCTGTTGCTTCTATTTCTGCTCAAACTTCTATGGGTTTAGGTGCTGTTATAAATGCATTCTTCTCTAcagttgttgaaatatttttgtatTGCGTTGCATTAAAACAAGGAAAGGGTCTTTTAGTTGAAGGTTCCATGATCGGATCTATTTTAGGTGCAGTGTTACTCCTACCAGGGCTGTCAATGTGCGGAGGAGCACTCAATAGGAAAACACAGAGATATAATCCCGCCAGTGCTGGTGTATCGTCTGCCATGCTGATATTCTCAATGATTGTTATGTTCGTCCCAACAATACTTTACCAAATTTATGGTGGTTATGAAATTAACTGTAACGAAAATATCATGCCATTGTCATTAAGTAACGTCGCAATGGCAATGTCTAAGAAAACATGCTATTTCTCACGCCCACCACTAAAATTCACCAAAATGTATGTGCAAGTTTTGGAGCCAATTTCCGTATCATGCGCAATTGTACTCTTTTTAGCATACATTGTTGGGTTGTGGTTTACTCTTAGAACACATGCTGTGGTGATATGGCAGCTGCCAATTAGTGACCAAGCAAAGGACGTATCAAGTAGTAGGGTATTAGAGCAAAATGCAGATTCGCAGCAGGAATCTGCAGAAGAAAATGGTGGTCATGAATCACCAAATTGGTCAAGAGGTAAATCGACTTTTGTATTATTATTTGCTACAATTTCATATGCTATTATTGctgaaattttggtttCCTGTGTTGATACTGTTCTGGAGGATATACCTTCCTTAAATCCAAAATTCTTGGGGTTAACAATTTTTGCACTTGTTCCCAACACCacagaatttttgaatgccATATCTTTTGCTATTCATGGTAACGTTGCACTATCAATGGAAATTGGTAGTGCCTACGCCTTACAGGTTTGTCTATTACAAATTCCAGCTTTGGTGGTTTACTCGATTTTGTACACTTGGAATGTGGACCACTCGACAATAACTATAAGAGATAGCATGTTTGCATTAGTTTTCCCTAATTGGGATCTTATTGCCTGTATGGCCAGCGTTTTCATGTTCACGTATCTATATGCTGAAGGCAAGTCAAATTATTTCAAAGGATCAATGCTGATTCTTCTTTACATCATTACAGTTCTCGGATTCTATTTCCAAGGTGTAATCGATGGATGGAACATATCTCACGACATGGGAATCTGA
- the CDC33 gene encoding translation initiation factor eIF4E (similar to Saccharomyces cerevisiae CDC33 (YOL139C); ancestral locus Anc_3.20): MSVEEVTQKFEETVSVDDEGPKTVLSGTNFDVKHPLNTKWTLWYTKPAVDPSESWSDLLRPVTSFQSVEEFWAIMQNIPEPHDLPMKSDYHAFRNDIRPEWEDEANAKGGKWSYQVRFKKNDIDELWLRTLLAVIGETIDEEDAQINGVVLNVRKSGYKFALWTKSEDKEPLVNIGARFKQVLKLTDADHIEFFPHSAANEKHHSPSITL, translated from the coding sequence ATGTCTGTGGAAGAAGTTAcacaaaaatttgaagagacTGTTTCTGTCGACGACGAAGGTCCAAAGACTGTACTCTCGGGTACGAACTTCGATGTTAAACATCCTTTGAATACAAAATGGACGCTTTGGTACACTAAGCCAGCCGTTGATCCATCAGAGTCATGGTCAGATCTTTTGCGTCCGGTCACTTCTTTCCAGAGCGTGGAAGAGTTCTGGGCAATCATGCAAAATATACCAGAACCTCATGATTTACCAATGAAATCGGACTATCATGCATTCCGTAATGATATTAGACCAGAGTGGGAAGATGAAGCCAATGCCAAGGGTGGTAAGTGGTCTTATCAGGTCAGATTCAAGAAAAACGATATCGATGAACTGTGGTTGAGAACTCTATTAGCTGTCATCGGTGAAAcgattgatgaagaagacgcTCAAATAAATGGTGTAGTCTTAAACGTCAGAAAGAGTGGTTACAAATTTGCATTGTGGACAAAATCGGAAGACAAAGAGCCACTGGTTAATATTGGTGCGAGATTTAAACAAGTATTGAAGTTGACCGATGCTGatcatattgaatttttccCACACTCAGctgcaaatgaaaaacatCACTCACCATCCATTACTTTGTAA